In one Silene latifolia isolate original U9 population chromosome 10, ASM4854445v1, whole genome shotgun sequence genomic region, the following are encoded:
- the LOC141605717 gene encoding calcium-transporting ATPase 10, plasma membrane-type-like — MVDEFKGSPYRRRFDVEAGASRSADFDDHNDVSGPFDIPSTKNAPLERLKRWRQAALVLNASRRFRYTLDLKKEEEKKEIIRKIRTHAQVVRAANLFKEAAERAKVSQEYPDVPPGDYKISQDELAAMSKEHDLSALQQFGAVAGLAEKLKSNLEKGISGNEEELLERKNVFGSNTYPQKKGRSFWRFLWEACQDLTLVILMVAAVASLALGIKSEGIKEGWYDGGSILFAVILVIFVTAISDYRQSLQFQNLNEEKRNIHVEVIRGGRRLEVSIYDIVVGDVLPLKIGDQVPADGVLIAGHALAIDESSMTGESKIVTKDPKAPFLMSGCKVADGYGTMLVTSVGVNTEWGMLMASISEDTGEETPLQVRLNGLATFIGIAGLSVAFVVLVVLLTRYFTGHTKETVAMPRFKAGKTSFSHAIDGVIKIVTVAVTIVVVAVPEGLPLAVTLTLAYSMRKMMRDKALVRRLSACETMGSATTICSDKTGTLTLNQMTVVEAYASGKKVDPPNDASSLSPMVCTLLIEGIAQNTTGSIFISEGGGDVEISGSPTEKAILSWALKLGMNFDVIRSESTIIHAFPFNSEKKRGGVAVKTPGSEIHIHWKGAAELVLASCTSYMDETDHVASLDEDKVSFFKKAIEQMAVQSLRCVAIAYRPYDVDKVPSDEERRAQWVMPDDELILLAIVGIKDPCRPGVRDSVELCRAAGVKVRMVTGDNLQTAKAIALECGILVSDADASEPNLIEGKSFRNKSEAEREEIAEKISVMGRSSPNDKLLLVQALKKRGHVVAVTGDGTNDAPALHEADIGLAMGIAGTEVAKESSDIIILDDNFASVVKVVRWGRSVYANIQKFIQFQLTVNVAALVINVVAAFSTGEVPLNAVQLLWVNLIMDTLGALALATEPPTDHLMKRPPVGRREPLITNIMWRNLLLQAVYQVIVLLILNFQGRNILHLQNDPAELANKVKNTVIFNAFVFCQIFNEFNARKPDQVNIFEGVVKNRLFMGIVAITLILQIVIVEFLGKFASTVKLNWQLWLVCIAIGFVGWPLAFVGKFIPVPETPLSKYFKFRRNRQRSSRS; from the exons ATGGTGGATGAGTTCAAAGGATCTCCGTATCGCCGGAGATTTGACGTCGAAGCCGGTGCTAGTCGCTCTGCTGATTTCGATGATCATAATGACGTTTCTGGCCCTTTTGATATCCCTTCTACCAAGAATGCTCCTCTTGAACGCCTTAAACGCTGGAGG CAAGCAGCACTTGTTTTGAATGCTTCTCGGAGATTCCGATATACATTGGACTTGAAAAAGGAGGAAGAGAAGAAAGAAATCATAAGGAAGATCCGAACACATGCGCAAGTTGTACGA GCAGCAAATCTTTTCAAAGAAGCTGCAGAGCGAGCTAAGG TGTCACAAGAGTATCCTGATGTTCCACCTGGTGACTATAAAATCTCGCAAGATGAACTTGCGGCTATGTCAAAAGAACATGATCTATCTGCTCTTCAGCAATTTGGTGCG GTAGCTGGATTAGCAGAAAAGCTGAAATCTAACTTGGAGAAGGGAATATCTGGGAATGAAGAAGAGTTGCTGGAGAGAAAAAATGTTTTTGGATCAAACACATATCCCCAGAAGAAGGGGCGAAGTTTCTGG CGGTTCCTCTGGGAGGCATGTCAAGACTTGACTCTTGTCATATTGATGGTTGCTGCTGTAGCATCATTAGCTCTTGGCATAAAATCAGAG GGCATTAAAGAAGGATGGTACGATGGTGGAAGCATTCTCTTTGCTGTCATCCTTGTTATATTTGTGACAG CCATTAGTGATTACAGACAATCTCTACAATTTCAAAATCTTAATGAGGAGAAAAGGAACATACATGTGGAG GTGATCAGAGGTGGTAGAAGGTTAGAGGTTTCAATCTATGATATTGTTGTGGGTGATGTTCTACCTTTAAAAATTGGTGATCAG gTTCCTGCGGACGGAGTTCTAATAGCTGGTCATGCTCTTGCAATTGACGAGTCAAGTATGACTGGAGAGAGTAAGATT GTTACTAAAGACCCCAAGGCACCCTTCTTAATGTCAGGTTGTAAAGTAGCAGACGGCTATGGAACTATGCTG GTTACTAGTGTCGGTGTAAACACTGAATGGGGTATGCTTATGGCCAGTATTTCAGAAGACACTGGTGAAGAAACTCCTTTGCAG GTTCGTCTGAATGGTCTAGCGACTTTCATTGGAATAGCGGGGTTATCTGTGGCATTTGTTGTCTTAGTTGTTCTTCTTACAAG GTACTTCACTGGGCACACTAAAGAAACTGTTGCAATGCCTCGATTCAAGGCAGGAAAGACAAGCTTTAGTCACGCAATAGATGGAGTTATCAAGATCGTCACTGTTGCT GTGACTATTGTAGTGGTTGCTGTTCCTGAAGGTCTTCCTTTAGCCGTCACCTTAAC GCTTGCTTACTCAATGAGAAAAATGATGAGGGACAAGGCTCTG GTGAGGAGGCTTTCGGCATGTGAGACGATGGGTTCTGCCACTACTATATGCAGTGACAAGACTGGAACTTTGACTTTGAATCAG ATGACTGTTGTCGAGGCTTATGCAAGCGGTAAGAAAGTTGATCCACCTAATGATGCTTCAAGTCTATCTCCTATGGTGTGTACTCTGCTTATTGAAGGGATTGCTCAGAACACAACTGGCAGTATCTTTATTTCAGAG GGCGGTGGAGATGTGGAGATATCTGGGTCACCAACTGAAAAGGCCATCCTCTCATGGGCTTTGAAG CTTGGAATGAACTTCGATGTAATAAGATCAGAGTCAACAATTATCCATGCATTTCCCTTCAACTCTGAGAAAAAACGTGGAGGTGTTGCAGTTAAAACT CCTGGTTCTGAAATTCATATACATTGGAAGGGAGCTGCCGAACTTGTCTTGGCTTCTTGCACAAGTTACATGGATGAAACTGACCACGTGGCTTCTCTGGACGAGGATAAG GTATCTTTCTTTAAGAAGGCTATTGAGCAAATGGCTGTTCAGAGTCTTCGTTGTGTTGCCATCGCTTATCGACCATATGACGTAGATAAAGTGCCTTCAGATGAAGAGCGACGAGCTCAGTGGGTGATGCCAGATGATGAGTTGATTCTGCTTGCTATTGTTGGTATAAAG GATCCTTGTCGTCCAGGAGTAAGAGATTCGGTTGAATTATGCAGGGCTGCGGGTGTCAAG GTTCGTATGGTTACTGGTGATAATCTTCAGACTGCAAAAGCCATTGCTCTTGAATGTGGCATCCTAGTTTCGGATGCTGATGCTAGTGAACCAAATCTGATTGAAGGCAAGTCATTCCGTAACAAGTCAGAAGCAGAGAGGGAAGAGATTGCAGAAAAGATATCA GTTATGGGAAGGTCATCGCCAAATGACAAGCTTTTGCTTGTCCAAGCATTGAAGAAGAGAGGTCATGTTGTTGCTGTTACTGGAGATGGTACAAATGATGCTCCAGCATTGCATGAG GCAGATATTGGTCTTGCAATGGGTATTGCTGGTACTGAAGTAGCGAAAGAAAGCTCAGATATCATAATCTTGGACGACAATTTTGCTTCAGTTGTGAAG GTTGTTCGATGGGGTAGATCTGTGTATGCAAACATACAAAAATTCATTCAGTTCCAGCTTACTGTTAATGTGGCAGCACTTGTAATTAATGTGGTTGCTGCATTTTCCACTGGTGAAGTCCCATTGAATGCAGTGCAG CTTCTCTGGGTTAATCTGATCATGGATACACTTGGAGCGTTAGCGTTGGCTACAGAACCCCCCACGGACCACCTTATGAAGAGACCTCCTGTCGGTCGAAG GGAACCTCTGATAACAAATATTATGTGGAGGAACTTACTGCTACAG GCTGTGTATCAAGTGATTGTTTTACTTATACTCAACTTCCAAGGACGAAATATCTTACATCTCCAGAATGACCCTGCTGAACTTGCTAACAAAGTGAAGAACACTGTGATCTTCAATGCGTTTGTTTTTTGTCAG ATTTTCAATGAGTTCAATGCTCGTAAGCCTGATCAAGTAAATATATTTGAAGGAGTTGTAAAAAATCGgctgtttatgggaattgtggcTATAACTCTGATACTCCAG ATCGTCATAGTTGAGTTCCTCGGCAAGTTTGCATCAACTGTGAAGCTGAACTGGCAATTATGGCTTGTTTGCATCGCCATTGGTTTTGTGGG TTGGCCGCTTGCTTTTGTGGGGAAGTTTATTCCGGTACCAGAGACACCTCTGAGCAAGTACTTCAAATTCCGGAGAAACCGTCAAAGAAGTAGCCGTA GTTAG